From Variovorax sp. PMC12, the proteins below share one genomic window:
- a CDS encoding metallophosphoesterase family protein: MVTRVGLISDTHGLLRAQAVAALRGCDFIVHGGDIGDPGILDALRELAPLTVVRGNNDREAWADGIAETELVEFGGVQLYAIHDLSQLGIDPAAVGVRVVVSGHSHKPKIEERGGVLYVNPGSAGPRRFKLPIAVAELRIDGGAVTARIHEIGA, translated from the coding sequence GTGGTAACGCGGGTCGGGCTCATCTCCGACACCCATGGCCTGCTGCGCGCGCAGGCCGTCGCGGCCCTCCGGGGCTGCGACTTCATCGTGCATGGCGGCGACATCGGCGATCCGGGCATCCTCGATGCGCTGCGCGAACTGGCACCGCTGACGGTGGTACGCGGCAACAACGACCGCGAAGCCTGGGCCGACGGCATCGCGGAAACCGAACTCGTCGAGTTCGGCGGCGTGCAGCTGTATGCGATCCACGATCTGTCGCAGCTCGGCATCGATCCGGCGGCAGTCGGCGTGCGCGTGGTCGTCTCGGGACATTCGCACAAGCCGAAGATCGAGGAGCGGGGCGGCGTGCTGTACGTCAATCCGGGCAGCGCGGGGCCGCGCCGCTTCAAGCTGCCCATTGCCGTGGCTGAATTGCGGATCGACGGCGGTGCGGTCACCGCTCGCATCCACGAAATCGGCGCCTGA
- the efeO gene encoding iron uptake system protein EfeO: protein MSSSSSDNKPSTSKLMRAAVAGSALLVVAGLAAFWYASNEARKAPPKAADNAVTVTIQGNACDPNEITVPAGRTTFTIVNKSNRALEWEILDGVMVVEERENIAPGFSQTMTVKLQPGEFAITCGLLSNPRGKLRVTPSAASDAEAARPSLVNYVGALAEYQTFLRLEAGSLEDAVGALSEAVKAGDLQQARALYTPAHQAYKRIEPMAELFADLDTRINARADYFEKREADPGFTGFHRIEYALYSQNDVKGLAPMVEKLAGDIGTLKERLRGLNMPPERLAGSASKLLRRVADNLPAGGEDHYGHAEAANLQGTYEGTKKIAELLQPLLVKAAPALQKSVDERFAAFDAALAPYRDGEGFKPAPLDEAQRRALAEPVRALAEELGKVNAALGLE, encoded by the coding sequence ATGTCTTCTTCCTCCTCCGACAACAAGCCCTCCACCTCGAAACTGATGCGCGCGGCGGTGGCCGGCTCGGCGCTGCTGGTGGTCGCCGGCCTCGCGGCCTTCTGGTATGCCTCGAACGAGGCCCGCAAGGCGCCGCCCAAGGCGGCCGACAACGCCGTCACCGTCACGATCCAGGGCAACGCCTGCGACCCCAACGAGATCACCGTGCCCGCGGGGCGCACCACCTTCACCATCGTCAACAAGTCGAACCGCGCGCTCGAGTGGGAAATTCTCGACGGCGTGATGGTGGTGGAAGAGCGCGAGAACATCGCGCCGGGCTTCTCGCAGACCATGACGGTCAAGCTGCAGCCGGGCGAGTTCGCCATCACCTGCGGCCTGCTCAGCAATCCACGCGGCAAGCTGCGCGTCACGCCCTCGGCCGCGTCCGATGCCGAGGCGGCGCGGCCGTCGCTGGTCAATTACGTCGGTGCGCTGGCCGAATACCAGACCTTCCTGCGGCTGGAGGCGGGCTCGCTCGAAGACGCCGTGGGTGCGCTGTCCGAGGCGGTGAAGGCCGGCGACCTGCAGCAGGCGAGGGCGCTCTACACGCCGGCGCACCAGGCCTACAAGCGCATCGAGCCGATGGCCGAGCTGTTCGCCGACCTCGACACCCGCATCAACGCACGCGCCGACTACTTCGAGAAGCGCGAGGCCGACCCCGGCTTCACCGGTTTCCATCGCATCGAGTACGCGCTGTACAGCCAGAACGACGTGAAGGGCCTCGCGCCCATGGTCGAGAAGCTCGCGGGCGACATCGGCACCCTCAAGGAGCGCCTGCGCGGCCTCAACATGCCGCCGGAGCGGCTCGCGGGCTCGGCCTCCAAGCTGCTGCGCCGCGTGGCCGACAACCTGCCGGCCGGCGGCGAAGACCACTACGGCCACGCCGAAGCCGCCAACCTGCAAGGCACCTACGAAGGCACGAAGAAGATTGCCGAGCTGCTCCAGCCGCTGTTGGTAAAGGCGGCGCCCGCGCTGCAGAAGAGCGTGGACGAGCGCTTCGCGGCCTTCGACGCCGCGCTGGCCCCTTACCGCGATGGCGAGGGCTTCAAGCCCGCGCCGCTGGACGAGGCGCAAAGAAGGGCACTGGCCGAACCCGTGCGCGCGCTGGCCGAGGAACTCGGCAAGGTCAACGCGGCGCTCGGCCTGGAATGA
- the efeB gene encoding iron uptake transporter deferrochelatase/peroxidase subunit, whose product MEKSKINEAVPPEGRPESPHRRRMLGAAGVAFAGLAASARAGAAPSDPPNSPDSGAQVTDAPQSTHTQDRVPFRGRHQAGIVTPRPTAGMIASFYVLAENRADLERLFRTLTERIAFLTQGGPQTDPDPKLPPAGSGILGPVVQPDGLTVTVSVGTSLFDERFGLEKKKPLRLNQMQRHPNDALDAALCHGDLSIQFCANTPDTNIHALRDIIKNTPDLLVLHWKQEGTVPPIPAVPGKPAESARNFLGFRDGSANPDSADDKLMDRIVWVQPGGDEPAWAVGGSYQAVRIIRNFVERWDRTPLQEQEAIMGRLKPTGAPMDGGKTEHDVPDYTKDPEGKATPMDAHIRLANPRTKASDKNLMLRRPFNYSNGVTKSGQLEMGLLFICYQANLENGFIAVQKRLDGEPLEEYIKPIGGGFFFTLPGVRDEHDWLGRSLMAA is encoded by the coding sequence ATGGAAAAGTCGAAGATCAACGAAGCCGTCCCGCCCGAGGGACGACCCGAATCACCGCACCGCCGCCGCATGCTCGGCGCCGCCGGCGTCGCCTTCGCGGGCTTGGCCGCCTCGGCCCGTGCCGGCGCCGCGCCTTCGGACCCGCCCAATTCGCCGGACAGCGGCGCGCAAGTGACCGACGCGCCGCAGAGCACCCACACGCAAGACCGCGTGCCCTTCCGCGGCAGGCACCAGGCGGGCATCGTCACGCCGCGCCCAACGGCCGGCATGATCGCGTCGTTCTACGTGCTGGCCGAGAACCGCGCCGACCTGGAGCGGCTGTTCCGCACGCTCACCGAGCGCATCGCCTTCCTCACACAGGGCGGCCCGCAGACCGACCCCGACCCCAAGCTGCCGCCCGCGGGCTCCGGCATCCTCGGGCCGGTGGTGCAGCCCGACGGGCTGACGGTGACGGTGTCGGTCGGCACTTCGCTGTTCGACGAGCGCTTCGGCCTCGAGAAGAAAAAACCCCTGCGGCTGAACCAGATGCAGCGCCACCCGAACGACGCGCTCGACGCCGCGCTGTGCCACGGCGACCTGTCGATCCAGTTCTGCGCCAACACGCCCGACACCAACATCCACGCGCTGCGCGACATCATCAAGAACACGCCCGACCTGCTGGTGCTGCACTGGAAGCAGGAAGGCACCGTGCCGCCGATTCCGGCGGTGCCCGGCAAGCCGGCCGAGAGCGCGCGCAATTTCCTCGGCTTCAGGGACGGCTCCGCCAACCCCGACTCGGCCGACGACAAGCTCATGGACCGCATCGTGTGGGTGCAGCCCGGCGGCGACGAGCCCGCCTGGGCGGTGGGCGGCAGCTACCAGGCGGTGCGCATCATCCGCAACTTCGTGGAGCGCTGGGACCGCACGCCGCTGCAGGAGCAGGAGGCCATCATGGGCCGCCTCAAGCCCACCGGCGCGCCGATGGACGGCGGCAAGACCGAGCACGATGTGCCCGACTACACCAAGGACCCCGAAGGCAAGGCCACGCCGATGGACGCGCACATCCGGCTGGCGAACCCGCGCACCAAGGCCTCGGACAAGAACCTGATGCTGCGCCGGCCCTTCAATTATTCGAACGGCGTGACCAAGTCGGGCCAGCTCGAGATGGGGCTGCTGTTCATCTGCTACCAGGCCAACCTGGAGAACGGCTTCATCGCGGTGCAGAAGCGCCTGGACGGCGAGCCGCTCGAGGAATACATCAAGCCCATCGGCGGCGGCTTCTTCTTCACGCTGCCGGGCGTGCGGGACGAGCACGACTGGCTGGGGCGCAGCCTGATGGCCGCCTGA
- the efeU gene encoding iron uptake transporter permease EfeU, producing the protein MLIPFLIMLREGIEAALIVGIVASYLKQSGRGALMPAVWVGVLLAAALSLFAGAGLQLLAAEFPQKQQELFEGVVGLIAVVMLTSMVFWMRKAARSIKGELQASIDNALAKGADGQGWALIGMVFLAVAREGLESVFFLLAVFQQSSGWEAPVGALAGIAVSVVVGWGLYSGGVRLDLRRFFRFTGLFILLVAAGLLAGVLRKLHEGGVWNHLQTVVFDMSDKLPMDSPVGAVLSGLLGYQAAPVVGEVIVYLAFLAVALFFFLRPAPAPSPRAAAAR; encoded by the coding sequence ATGCTCATTCCCTTTCTCATCATGCTGCGCGAAGGCATCGAAGCCGCGCTGATCGTCGGCATCGTTGCCAGCTACCTCAAGCAAAGCGGACGCGGCGCGCTGATGCCCGCGGTGTGGGTCGGCGTGCTGCTGGCCGCCGCGCTTTCGCTGTTCGCGGGCGCGGGCCTGCAATTGCTCGCGGCGGAGTTTCCGCAGAAGCAGCAGGAGCTGTTCGAAGGCGTGGTAGGGCTCATCGCGGTGGTCATGCTGACGTCGATGGTGTTCTGGATGCGCAAGGCGGCGCGCTCGATCAAGGGCGAGCTGCAGGCCTCCATCGACAACGCGCTCGCCAAGGGCGCCGACGGCCAGGGCTGGGCGCTGATCGGCATGGTGTTTCTCGCGGTGGCGCGGGAAGGGCTGGAGTCGGTGTTCTTCCTGCTGGCCGTGTTCCAGCAGAGCAGCGGCTGGGAAGCGCCCGTGGGCGCGCTGGCCGGCATCGCGGTGTCGGTGGTCGTTGGCTGGGGTCTCTATTCGGGTGGCGTGCGGCTCGACCTGCGCCGCTTCTTCCGCTTCACCGGCCTGTTCATCCTGCTGGTGGCCGCGGGTCTGCTGGCCGGCGTCCTGCGCAAGCTGCATGAAGGCGGCGTGTGGAACCACCTGCAGACGGTGGTGTTCGACATGAGCGACAAGCTGCCGATGGACAGCCCCGTGGGCGCCGTGCTCTCGGGCCTGCTGGGCTACCAGGCGGCCCCCGTGGTGGGCGAGGTCATCGTCTATCTGGCCTTTTTGGCCGTCGCCCTGTTCTTCTTCCTGCGTCCGGCCCCCGCGCCGTCGCCACGCGCGGCCGCTGCCCGCTGA